The Pyrobaculum sp. 3827-6 genome has a segment encoding these proteins:
- a CDS encoding NADH-quinone oxidoreductase subunit B: MSQALKEFLMKKAKLEKVFKWGVRWSLWPVHLVTSCCGVEVAHTSAPGFDAERWGVLPFHTMRQSNVILVEGTITRKMARVLRQVYEQMPEPKYVLAMGACAVRGGLFWNSYHIVQVDTIVPVDVYIAGCPPTPEAVIRAFIMLHNKIKGKPGPYIEPAKVDLTPYLPPPPKPPAKPAPQPQQQQQQQAQAAA, encoded by the coding sequence ATGTCACAAGCCTTGAAAGAGTTTCTAATGAAAAAGGCGAAGCTGGAGAAGGTGTTCAAGTGGGGCGTGAGGTGGAGCCTCTGGCCGGTGCACCTGGTCACCTCCTGCTGCGGCGTGGAGGTGGCGCACACCTCGGCCCCCGGCTTCGACGCTGAGAGGTGGGGGGTTCTGCCCTTCCACACAATGCGCCAGTCCAATGTAATTCTTGTAGAGGGGACAATAACCCGGAAGATGGCCAGGGTACTGAGGCAGGTGTATGAGCAGATGCCCGAGCCTAAGTACGTGCTGGCCATGGGCGCCTGCGCCGTGCGCGGCGGCCTCTTCTGGAACTCCTACCACATCGTACAGGTGGACACCATTGTGCCTGTGGACGTCTACATCGCCGGCTGTCCTCCAACGCCGGAGGCCGTCATCAGGGCCTTTATAATGCTCCACAACAAGATTAAGGGGAAGCCTGGTCCCTACATCGAGCCTGCCAAGGTTGATCTGACGCCGTATCTCCCGCCGCCGCCTAAGCCCCCAGCCAAGCCGGCCCCCCAGCCACAGCAACAGCAACAACAGCAAGCCCAGGCCGCGGCGTAG
- a CDS encoding SCP2 sterol-binding domain-containing protein gives MPKFPSREWAEAFCKALNESAEYKSAAARWEGDIIFLATNLPHELGVGDRAAMKFLLKHGQCHGSEFYQGDAMSRADAPYILEADYKTWLDVIAGRLQPIPAMVLGKIKVKKGSFSVLAQYVTASLAMIKAAQKVGVQ, from the coding sequence ATGCCAAAATTCCCGAGCAGGGAATGGGCAGAGGCTTTCTGTAAAGCTCTAAATGAATCCGCAGAGTATAAGAGCGCCGCGGCGAGGTGGGAAGGCGACATAATATTTCTCGCGACAAACCTCCCACATGAACTAGGCGTGGGGGATAGAGCTGCGATGAAATTTCTACTAAAACACGGACAGTGCCACGGGTCCGAGTTCTACCAAGGCGACGCAATGTCGCGGGCAGACGCCCCATACATACTTGAGGCGGATTACAAGACGTGGCTTGACGTAATAGCTGGGAGGCTCCAGCCCATACCAGCCATGGTGTTAGGCAAAATTAAGGTGAAGAAAGGTAGCTTCTCCGTCCTGGCCCAGTACGTCACGGCATCTCTGGCGATGATCAAAGCCGCGCAGAAAGTAGGCGTCCAATGA
- a CDS encoding THUMP domain-containing protein: protein MSWNLVVATGWRLERLCMEELYRIGDVVGRRVEEVWFTGFDGLLTAKVEGDPLEFVKLLNDMVNSNYYIPRYVLRATPIMVVVKTDLDEVQRAAGELAERYIAPQESFKIELKKRGVKFDRMAVIEYVAKAVNRRVDLTRPDKILWIEMFPSRTGLSVIREEENFSLMRARAHE from the coding sequence GTGAGTTGGAACTTGGTTGTGGCGACTGGGTGGAGGCTTGAGAGGCTTTGTATGGAGGAGCTTTATAGAATTGGGGACGTGGTGGGGAGGAGGGTTGAGGAGGTCTGGTTCACGGGTTTTGACGGCTTGCTGACGGCGAAGGTGGAGGGGGACCCGCTGGAGTTTGTAAAGTTGCTGAACGATATGGTGAACAGCAACTACTACATCCCGAGGTACGTCTTGAGGGCGACGCCGATCATGGTGGTGGTGAAGACTGACCTGGATGAGGTGCAGAGGGCGGCGGGGGAGCTGGCGGAGCGCTACATAGCGCCTCAGGAGAGTTTTAAAATTGAGCTGAAGAAGAGAGGCGTTAAGTTCGACAGGATGGCGGTCATTGAGTATGTGGCTAAGGCGGTGAACAGACGGGTGGACTTGACGCGGCCAGATAAGATACTCTGGATCGAGATGTTTCCCAGCAGGACGGGCCTCTCGGTGATTAGAGAGGAGGAGAACTTCTCGCTCATGAGGGCTAGGGCTCATGAGTGA
- a CDS encoding dihydropteroate synthase: protein MKTRAVLGGVAVGDGEPIRIMAVLNLSPESFYKGSVALADPVERAAELEKHSDILDVGAMSTAPYLETWIPPEKELERLRAVLPDLVAAVKIPISVDTFRPKVAEYALKTGAAIVNDVTGGKLYPEMCRVVADYGASVVLVARETQPRAGLDPVKRVVEALRKSVERFEKCGVESERIVVDPGIGFPLLPPRDEPHVVRGEYRHGDPEWPWWKWDLHIIANLHALRELGRPILVGVSRKSFLRRITGVERAEEVLPASLAAETVAALNGAHVIRTHNPLETRQAVKVAEALRSINPPKEV, encoded by the coding sequence ATGAAAACCAGGGCGGTGCTGGGAGGCGTGGCGGTCGGCGACGGCGAGCCCATCCGCATAATGGCCGTGCTGAACCTCTCGCCCGAGTCTTTCTACAAGGGCTCCGTAGCCCTCGCGGATCCGGTGGAGAGGGCCGCCGAGCTGGAGAAACACTCAGACATCCTAGACGTGGGGGCCATGTCCACAGCCCCCTACCTAGAGACTTGGATACCCCCGGAGAAGGAGCTAGAGCGGCTCAGGGCCGTGCTACCCGACCTCGTCGCCGCCGTCAAGATACCAATAAGCGTAGACACATTCCGCCCCAAGGTGGCCGAGTACGCCCTCAAGACCGGGGCCGCCATAGTCAACGACGTGACGGGAGGCAAGCTCTACCCCGAGATGTGCAGAGTCGTGGCGGACTACGGCGCATCGGTCGTACTCGTGGCCAGGGAGACGCAACCCAGAGCTGGCCTCGACCCCGTCAAAAGAGTGGTGGAGGCCTTGAGGAAGTCTGTGGAGCGTTTCGAGAAATGCGGCGTGGAAAGCGAGAGGATAGTGGTGGACCCCGGGATCGGCTTCCCCCTACTGCCCCCCAGAGACGAGCCCCACGTGGTGAGGGGGGAGTACAGACACGGCGATCCCGAGTGGCCGTGGTGGAAGTGGGATCTCCACATCATCGCCAACCTCCACGCGCTAAGGGAGCTGGGCAGACCCATACTGGTGGGTGTCTCCAGGAAATCCTTCCTAAGGAGGATAACCGGCGTCGAGAGGGCTGAAGAGGTGCTCCCAGCATCCCTCGCCGCCGAGACGGTGGCCGCGCTCAACGGCGCGCATGTAATCAGGACCCACAACCCGCTGGAGACTAGACAAGCCGTGAAGGTGGCCGAGGCGCTTAGGTCAATAAACCCCCCTAAGGAAGTCTAA
- a CDS encoding MiaB/RimO family radical SAM methylthiotransferase, which translates to MARAYVETYGCWLAKADAEIIRQRLGLTPVDSLREADVVLIYTCAVREDGEVRQLARIRELAAAGGRLIVAGCLARLRPYTIKSVAPHAELIYPEEVEGGKRREMRILPRYGGGVVYTVPLQVGCLGNCAFCATKFTRGGAGYVKSADPDDVVRHVKEAVGRGAREIYLTGQDVITYGFDMRWRPGWTLPDILERILREVEGEYRVRIGMSEPWVFEKFADRLLDVVKSDWRVYRYFHLPVQSGSDRVLRAMGRRYTAEEYRGLVRKIRRVLGEATFIATDVIVGFPGEGEEDFWATVKLVEELQFDKVHVARFSPRPFTEAAVMPRQVPDAEKKRRSKMLSELSLRVAHLRNGLRVGTGDEVLIDEVDHGLVVGRAGDYRQVVVRRGNSADGLLGRFVKVRIVGAGPIYLYGEVIE; encoded by the coding sequence GTGGCGAGGGCTTATGTGGAGACGTATGGATGTTGGCTGGCTAAGGCGGATGCGGAGATTATTAGACAGCGCCTCGGCTTAACGCCGGTGGACAGCTTGCGGGAGGCCGACGTTGTGCTTATCTACACCTGCGCCGTCAGGGAGGACGGCGAGGTGAGGCAACTGGCGAGGATAAGGGAGCTGGCGGCGGCTGGGGGGAGGCTGATCGTTGCTGGGTGTTTGGCTAGGCTTAGGCCGTACACCATAAAGTCCGTGGCGCCGCATGCCGAGTTGATCTACCCCGAGGAGGTGGAGGGAGGCAAGCGCCGTGAGATGAGGATTCTGCCTAGGTACGGCGGGGGGGTGGTGTACACAGTGCCGCTCCAGGTGGGTTGTCTGGGCAACTGCGCCTTCTGCGCCACGAAGTTCACTAGGGGTGGCGCCGGCTACGTCAAGAGCGCCGATCCCGACGACGTGGTGAGGCACGTGAAGGAGGCGGTGGGGCGGGGGGCTAGGGAGATCTACCTCACGGGGCAGGACGTCATTACCTACGGCTTCGACATGAGGTGGAGGCCGGGCTGGACTCTCCCGGACATCCTAGAGCGTATTCTAAGGGAGGTGGAGGGGGAGTACCGGGTGCGCATTGGGATGTCGGAGCCGTGGGTATTTGAGAAGTTTGCAGACCGCCTCCTGGATGTGGTAAAGAGCGACTGGAGGGTTTACCGCTACTTCCACCTGCCCGTCCAGTCGGGTAGCGACCGGGTTCTGAGGGCGATGGGCCGGAGGTACACCGCGGAAGAGTACCGGGGGCTTGTGAGGAAGATAAGGCGTGTCCTGGGTGAGGCTACGTTCATCGCGACTGACGTCATTGTGGGGTTCCCCGGCGAGGGGGAGGAGGATTTCTGGGCTACTGTGAAGCTGGTGGAGGAGCTCCAGTTTGACAAGGTGCACGTGGCGAGGTTCAGCCCCAGGCCATTCACGGAGGCGGCTGTGATGCCTAGACAGGTGCCGGACGCCGAGAAGAAGAGGCGTAGTAAGATGCTGTCGGAGCTGTCGCTGAGAGTGGCGCATCTCAGAAACGGCCTTAGGGTGGGGACCGGCGACGAGGTTCTGATAGACGAGGTCGACCACGGCCTCGTGGTGGGGAGGGCCGGCGACTATAGACAGGTGGTGGTTAGGAGGGGCAACTCGGCCGACGGACTCCTAGGCCGGTTTGTAAAGGTGCGTATAGTCGGCGCAGGTCCTATATACCTATACGGCGAGGTTATAGAATAA
- the metG gene encoding methionine--tRNA ligase — MARYVIGSAWPYVQTVPHLGNMIGSVLSADVYARYLRLRGHEVVFVSGSDVHGTPVEVEAIQLGVDPQEYAMKMHAIVAELFKRWNISFDLYTHTHSENHIKYVQEFYMKVYQNGYIFTREDEVPYCPRDKIYLPDRFIIGKCPYCGYERARGDQCENCGRLLDPKQLIEPRCAICGSKPEWRATRHWYLDLRKLEDRVRKYVEENPHLPPNAKEMSLAMLKEGLRPRAVTRDNKWGIPAPFPGAEGKTIYVWFEAVLGYISAVIEHFRNAGSEEGWKKFWLDPETKVVFFVGKDNVPFHVIILPALLMASGESYVMPTTTASTEYLLYEGDKFSKSRRWGIWIDEALQLLPVDYWRFVLVYIRPENRDTNYSWSTALEVINKVLNDDVGNYVNRVLSFIKSRMGGVVPPPGKPAYEDEEFIDKATRLFRQAEAHYDAIELKNALHTVVEIAREGNKYLNSRAPWDLVKRDPEAANAVMHRAYWSLKHLALGLAPVVPDSAEQMWRMMGLATPMTWDEAYRPPTPGTPLGDVKPLFRKIAEGDVKALLARLEELRNQKYSKRYPWEQVIL, encoded by the coding sequence GTGGCTAGATACGTGATCGGGTCGGCGTGGCCCTACGTCCAGACAGTGCCCCACCTCGGCAACATGATAGGCTCCGTGCTGTCGGCCGACGTCTACGCCAGATATCTAAGGCTCAGAGGACACGAGGTGGTGTTCGTCTCGGGTAGCGACGTCCACGGCACCCCGGTGGAGGTGGAGGCAATACAGCTGGGGGTGGACCCCCAGGAATACGCCATGAAGATGCACGCCATAGTGGCCGAGCTCTTCAAGAGGTGGAACATATCTTTCGACCTCTACACTCACACCCATTCAGAAAACCACATCAAATACGTCCAGGAGTTCTATATGAAGGTGTACCAAAACGGCTACATCTTCACCAGGGAAGACGAGGTGCCTTACTGCCCTCGGGACAAGATATACCTCCCAGACAGGTTCATAATTGGGAAGTGTCCATACTGCGGCTATGAAAGGGCGAGGGGCGACCAGTGCGAAAACTGCGGCCGCCTGCTAGACCCCAAACAGTTGATAGAGCCTAGGTGCGCCATATGCGGGTCGAAGCCGGAGTGGAGAGCCACGAGGCACTGGTACCTCGACCTCCGGAAGCTGGAGGACAGAGTGAGGAAATACGTCGAGGAGAACCCCCACCTGCCGCCCAACGCCAAGGAAATGTCCCTAGCCATGCTGAAGGAGGGCCTAAGGCCGAGGGCAGTCACCAGAGACAACAAGTGGGGCATACCCGCCCCCTTCCCCGGCGCCGAGGGGAAGACGATATACGTCTGGTTCGAGGCTGTTCTGGGCTATATATCTGCGGTGATTGAGCACTTCAGAAACGCGGGGAGTGAGGAGGGGTGGAAAAAGTTCTGGCTGGATCCAGAGACCAAGGTGGTTTTCTTCGTGGGGAAGGACAACGTCCCCTTCCACGTAATCATACTCCCCGCCCTCCTGATGGCTAGCGGGGAGAGCTACGTCATGCCCACCACAACCGCCTCCACCGAATACCTCCTCTACGAGGGAGACAAGTTCTCGAAGAGTAGGAGGTGGGGTATATGGATAGACGAAGCCCTCCAGCTACTCCCAGTGGACTACTGGCGCTTCGTGCTGGTCTACATAAGGCCGGAGAATAGAGACACCAACTACTCCTGGTCCACCGCCCTGGAGGTGATCAACAAAGTCCTCAACGACGACGTGGGTAACTACGTAAACAGAGTGCTTAGCTTCATAAAAAGCAGGATGGGCGGCGTCGTGCCGCCCCCCGGCAAGCCGGCGTATGAAGACGAGGAGTTCATCGACAAGGCCACCCGCCTCTTTAGACAAGCGGAGGCCCACTATGACGCCATTGAGCTCAAAAACGCCCTCCACACAGTGGTGGAGATAGCCAGAGAGGGCAACAAATACCTAAACTCCCGAGCGCCGTGGGACCTCGTCAAGAGGGATCCGGAGGCGGCAAACGCGGTGATGCACCGGGCCTACTGGTCGCTGAAGCACCTAGCCCTAGGCCTCGCCCCGGTCGTACCGGACAGCGCGGAGCAGATGTGGCGGATGATGGGCCTAGCCACCCCCATGACGTGGGACGAGGCCTACAGACCCCCCACGCCGGGGACTCCCCTGGGCGACGTGAAGCCGCTGTTCAGGAAAATTGCGGAGGGCGATGTGAAGGCGCTACTCGCCAGGCTTGAGGAGTTGAGGAACCAGAAGTACTCCAAGAGGTACCCCTGGGAGCAGGTTATTCTATAA
- a CDS encoding alpha/beta fold hydrolase, with amino-acid sequence MSENYITVEGRRVRYLVGGSGRPLVLLHGWSFNADTWVESGVFNSLASHFAVYAVDMPYGIKTKSERFQAPRREYAVFLRKVLDALGLADPPLVGPSASGEVVLWYVAKRLPTKAAVVVGPVGLAGELLEELRGAGVPILAVWGERDDVSPPSKASLLRDLAKVMILRDAGHAAYLDKPGEFVEVVLDFLRGVY; translated from the coding sequence ATGAGTGAGAACTACATCACGGTGGAGGGCAGGAGAGTCCGCTACCTCGTGGGCGGCTCGGGGAGGCCGCTGGTCCTCCTCCACGGCTGGTCATTCAACGCAGACACCTGGGTGGAGAGCGGCGTGTTTAACTCGCTGGCCAGCCACTTCGCCGTGTACGCCGTCGACATGCCATACGGCATAAAGACGAAGAGCGAGAGGTTCCAGGCGCCGCGTCGTGAATACGCCGTCTTCCTTCGAAAGGTGTTAGACGCCTTGGGTCTTGCGGATCCTCCTCTGGTGGGGCCTAGCGCCTCTGGCGAGGTGGTGTTGTGGTACGTGGCGAAGAGGTTGCCCACCAAGGCTGCTGTGGTTGTGGGGCCTGTGGGGCTGGCGGGGGAGTTGCTTGAGGAGCTTAGGGGCGCCGGCGTGCCTATTCTCGCCGTCTGGGGGGAGAGGGATGATGTGTCTCCACCGTCGAAAGCCTCTCTGCTGAGAGACTTGGCCAAGGTGATGATTCTGAGGGACGCGGGGCACGCCGCCTATTTAGACAAGCCGGGGGAGTTCGTAGAGGTTGTCTTAGACTTCCTTAGGGGGGTTTATTGA
- a CDS encoding alcohol dehydrogenase catalytic domain-containing protein, with translation MKIPLRIRAALYKGPGHPLEISEISSPTPGEGEVLVKVAATGICHSDLHILDGEIIPPPEGFILGHEVSGWLVEFGPRCENPHGLSPGDPVVVSWIIPCGKCYWCVRGQENYCPYAAARMPGLVGLNGGHAEYMAVPETAVYPIPKGLDIHSAAVISCAYGTAYRALKEAGVGPGTGLVIVGVGGVGLAAVELANALGARPIVAVDMRKTALEKAKELGATHVIGTTDGDPISAIRDVLPQGADVVYETKPNPDLKIALESVRRGGTIIVTGLGTSTVEIPASHLVMNGIKIVGSLGYRPRVDIPELLSLAAAGKINPQRLISHIYKPEEINTAYEGLRQGRHTRALVIWNTTP, from the coding sequence ATGAAGATACCACTTAGGATAAGAGCGGCGCTCTACAAGGGGCCGGGGCACCCACTGGAAATTTCAGAAATATCAAGCCCCACGCCGGGGGAGGGGGAGGTCTTGGTAAAAGTCGCGGCCACGGGGATCTGCCACTCAGATCTCCACATACTAGACGGGGAAATAATTCCACCGCCCGAGGGGTTTATACTCGGCCACGAAGTCTCCGGCTGGCTAGTCGAATTTGGCCCGAGGTGTGAAAATCCACACGGCCTCTCGCCCGGCGATCCCGTCGTGGTGTCGTGGATAATTCCATGCGGCAAGTGCTACTGGTGCGTACGGGGACAGGAGAATTACTGCCCATACGCCGCGGCGAGGATGCCCGGGCTGGTGGGGCTAAACGGGGGACACGCCGAGTACATGGCAGTGCCCGAGACGGCGGTATATCCAATCCCCAAGGGCTTGGACATTCACTCGGCGGCTGTGATATCATGCGCTTACGGCACAGCGTATAGGGCTTTAAAAGAGGCCGGCGTGGGCCCCGGCACGGGTCTGGTAATAGTTGGAGTCGGCGGGGTGGGACTCGCCGCTGTGGAGCTTGCCAACGCCCTAGGCGCCCGTCCAATAGTGGCGGTCGACATGAGGAAAACAGCTCTTGAAAAAGCCAAGGAACTTGGAGCCACGCATGTAATAGGTACGACAGACGGCGACCCCATAAGTGCGATAAGAGACGTGTTGCCCCAAGGAGCCGACGTGGTTTACGAAACTAAACCCAACCCAGACCTCAAAATAGCTCTAGAGTCTGTAAGAAGAGGAGGGACAATTATCGTAACGGGCCTAGGCACATCCACAGTTGAAATACCAGCCAGCCACCTAGTAATGAACGGCATAAAGATAGTGGGAAGCCTAGGCTACAGACCAAGGGTAGACATACCAGAACTCCTCTCCCTAGCCGCCGCCGGGAAAATAAACCCACAAAGATTAATCTCACACATATACAAACCAGAAGAGATAAACACAGCCTACGAAGGCCTCCGCCAAGGGAGACACACCAGGGCGTTGGTTATCTGGAACACAACACCATGA
- a CDS encoding V-type ATPase 116kDa subunit family protein, whose translation MPFERLLFVRFAAPPDVVLDVIFRLGLAGIAVFEERPPYFSQPPVPPLAADVEALGRLLERLGLEAEARPPRAGKLSEALREALDALRACVAGYRLDDVVGREAAKRAILGCLAERGTAAEDLVGAYRVAKDVLDIYGRSAYSEGPDTGRSFAAVAAEVAAREEELRRLGALVSFLERLESSGYSHLRVPEGYRVVLEPREAIPEPHQLFEFGGFKVAIVAGGVERYGGVEVPREYLLDIHTARELLRQTIARVDEALGRLRRSLAEMYEIYRTYSAFGDARWEDHAGTAAVSFYVMERDAAELDEILAGALGGIYVPRRLVAYKMGAAYKLIKTPPTSERWPYPIKAFSRILYMYGPPAPGEISPLPLVAFLFPFFYGWMFGDVGYGLLLLMLALVLLRIGRRDWGVIWLTTSAATLAFGLYYGDFFGLKLWGVGQELDYMTGMAAAMLFGYYLMALAFVLKTAQSVLSGDAVLAAALHAPITVIYLSIGASLLRYIDLPRLLYGRPFIDVAAKACNALADLCVLLAGVSWLASGIVALALRYGAVYLREIGGELVFSTIEAFIAATANVLSFARLAIVYIAHSTFTSAARSLLDLPAGFALYALSQFLIAGFEGFLTAIQSLRLIYYETLSKFYRGSGRLFEPFKLGQREPEGT comes from the coding sequence GTGCCTTTTGAGCGTTTGCTGTTTGTCAGATTCGCGGCGCCTCCAGACGTAGTACTCGACGTGATATTCAGGCTGGGCCTGGCCGGCATTGCAGTTTTCGAGGAGAGGCCGCCCTACTTCTCGCAACCGCCTGTCCCGCCGCTCGCGGCGGACGTGGAGGCGCTTGGGCGGCTCTTGGAACGCCTCGGCTTAGAGGCGGAGGCAAGGCCGCCCCGCGCTGGAAAGTTGTCCGAAGCCTTGAGGGAGGCCCTAGACGCGCTAAGGGCGTGCGTGGCCGGCTACAGGCTGGACGACGTCGTGGGGAGAGAGGCCGCCAAGCGGGCGATACTGGGCTGTCTCGCCGAGAGGGGGACGGCCGCCGAGGATCTCGTGGGTGCGTATAGAGTTGCGAAGGACGTCCTGGATATCTACGGGAGGTCTGCGTACTCCGAGGGGCCAGACACCGGCAGGTCCTTCGCGGCCGTGGCCGCTGAGGTGGCCGCCAGGGAGGAGGAGCTGAGGAGGCTCGGCGCCCTCGTGTCCTTCCTCGAGCGGCTGGAGAGTAGCGGCTACTCGCACCTCAGAGTGCCAGAGGGCTACCGCGTGGTGTTGGAGCCCCGCGAGGCCATACCGGAGCCCCACCAGCTGTTCGAGTTCGGCGGCTTTAAGGTGGCCATAGTCGCAGGCGGCGTGGAGAGGTACGGAGGGGTCGAGGTGCCGCGGGAGTACCTATTGGATATACATACGGCGAGGGAGTTGCTGAGACAGACCATCGCGAGAGTAGACGAGGCGCTGGGGAGGCTGAGGAGGTCCCTGGCTGAGATGTATGAGATATACCGAACCTATTCGGCGTTTGGCGACGCGAGGTGGGAGGACCACGCCGGGACCGCCGCAGTGTCTTTCTATGTAATGGAGAGGGACGCGGCCGAGCTGGACGAGATACTCGCGGGCGCCCTGGGCGGGATCTACGTGCCCCGGCGGCTAGTCGCCTACAAGATGGGCGCCGCCTACAAGCTGATAAAGACGCCGCCGACGAGTGAGAGGTGGCCCTACCCGATAAAGGCGTTCTCCAGGATACTCTACATGTACGGGCCTCCCGCCCCGGGCGAGATATCGCCGCTTCCGCTGGTGGCTTTCCTCTTTCCCTTCTTCTACGGCTGGATGTTCGGCGACGTGGGCTACGGCCTACTTCTCCTCATGCTGGCGCTGGTCTTGTTGAGGATAGGCAGGAGGGACTGGGGCGTCATCTGGCTGACCACGTCGGCTGCGACCTTAGCCTTCGGGCTCTACTACGGCGACTTCTTCGGCCTGAAGCTATGGGGCGTGGGGCAGGAGCTGGACTACATGACGGGCATGGCGGCTGCCATGTTGTTCGGCTACTATCTCATGGCGCTGGCGTTCGTCCTCAAGACGGCCCAGTCTGTGCTGTCTGGCGACGCCGTCCTGGCTGCCGCCCTCCACGCCCCCATAACAGTCATTTATCTATCGATCGGCGCATCTCTTCTGAGGTACATAGACCTGCCGCGGTTGCTCTACGGAAGGCCTTTCATAGATGTCGCGGCCAAGGCCTGCAACGCCCTCGCCGATCTCTGCGTCTTGCTGGCCGGCGTCTCGTGGCTCGCCTCGGGCATCGTTGCCCTCGCCTTGAGATACGGCGCCGTCTACCTGCGCGAGATAGGGGGCGAGCTGGTCTTCTCGACCATAGAGGCCTTCATAGCGGCGACCGCCAACGTCCTCAGCTTCGCGCGGCTCGCCATAGTCTACATAGCCCACAGCACATTTACCTCGGCCGCGCGTAGCCTGCTGGATCTGCCGGCAGGTTTCGCGCTGTACGCTCTGTCGCAGTTTCTAATAGCCGGGTTCGAAGGCTTCTTGACGGCCATACAGTCGCTTAGGCTGATATACTACGAGACCCTCTCAAAGTTCTACAGAGGCTCTGGAAGGCTCTTCGAGCCCTTCAAGCTAGGCCAGCGGGAGCCCGAGGGGACTTGA
- a CDS encoding NADH-quinone oxidoreductase subunit C, translating into MSARAPPKCPPPGDHALLPRVKEALGASLLSHGVTPEGHLCVMVPPDKIREVAQAVKNMGFDHVLSLSAVDYIAEKKFLLVYVFASYLSPELKNQLLHVRAEIPRDSPKVASIADIYPSADYEERECHEMFGIWFEGNPHMGKRFLLDPDCCIDEKTGKPLYPLRKDFKVPDWGLMG; encoded by the coding sequence ATGTCGGCGCGGGCGCCGCCTAAGTGTCCGCCTCCGGGCGACCACGCGTTGCTCCCAAGGGTGAAGGAGGCGCTTGGGGCCAGCCTGCTGTCTCACGGCGTGACGCCGGAGGGGCACCTGTGCGTCATGGTGCCGCCAGACAAGATTAGGGAGGTGGCCCAAGCGGTGAAGAACATGGGGTTTGACCACGTCCTCTCGCTGAGCGCGGTGGACTACATAGCGGAGAAGAAGTTCCTGCTGGTTTACGTATTCGCCTCCTACCTATCGCCCGAGTTGAAGAACCAGCTTCTACACGTGAGGGCGGAGATCCCGCGCGACAGCCCGAAGGTCGCCTCCATAGCCGACATCTACCCCTCCGCGGACTACGAGGAGAGGGAGTGCCACGAGATGTTCGGCATATGGTTCGAAGGCAACCCACACATGGGCAAGCGCTTCCTCCTAGACCCCGACTGCTGTATAGACGAGAAGACGGGCAAGCCCCTCTACCCGTTGCGCAAAGACTTCAAAGTGCCCGACTGGGGCTTAATGGGATAG